A genomic window from Sorex araneus isolate mSorAra2 chromosome 2, mSorAra2.pri, whole genome shotgun sequence includes:
- the LOC101538160 gene encoding LOW QUALITY PROTEIN: ATP synthase subunit alpha, mitochondrial-like (The sequence of the model RefSeq protein was modified relative to this genomic sequence to represent the inferred CDS: deleted 2 bases in 1 codon; substituted 1 base at 1 genomic stop codon), with translation MLSVRLASAMVHSLPRGAGLVSKNALGSSFVAARSLHTSQSLLQKTGTAKMSSILEEQILGVHTSVDLEETGHVLSIGDSIARVHGLRNVQAKEMVEFSSGLKGMSLNLDPDNVGVVVFGNDKLIKEGDIVKRTGAIVNVPVGKELLCHVVNALGNATDGKGPVGSKTHRRVCLKAPGIIPRISVREPMQTGIKAVDSLVPIGHGQRELIIGNRQTGKTSIAIDTIINQKRFNDGTDEKKKLYCIYVAIGQKRSTVAQLVKRLTDADAMKYTIVVSATASDAAPLQYLAPYSGCSMGEYLRDNGKHALIIYDDLSKQAVAYRQMSLLLRXPPPRPGREAYPGDVFYLHSRLLERAAKMNDSFGGGSLTDLPIIETQAGDVSAYIPTNDISITDGQILGTELFYKGIRPAINVSLSVSRVGSAAQTRAMKQVAGTMKLELAQYCEVAAFAQFSSDLDATTQQHLSHGMRLTELHKQRQYSPMAIEEQVAVTYAGVRGYLDKVEPSKITKFENAFLSHVISQHQSLLGNIRADGKISEQSDAKLKEIVTNFLAGFKA, from the exons ATGCTGTCCGTGCGCTTGGCCTCGGCCATGGTCCACTCCCTCCCTCGGGGGGCCGGACTGGTCTCTAAAAATGCTTTGGGATCCTCCTTTGTTGCTGCAAGGAGCCTCCATACCTCTCAGTCTCTTCTTCAAAAGACTGGTACCGCCAAGATGTCATCTATCCTTgaagagcagattcttggagtcCATACTTCTGTTGACCTTGAGGAGACTGGGCATGTTTTAAGTATTGGTGATAGTATTGCCCGAGTACATGGGTTGAGGAATGTTCAAGCAAAAGAAATGGTAGAGTTTTCTTCAGGCTTAAAGGGCATGTCTCTGAACTTGGATCCTGACAATGTCGGTGTTGTCGTGTTTGGAAATGATAAGCTGATTAAGGAGGGAGATATTGTGAAGAGGACTGGTGCCATTGTGAATGTGCCTGTTGGTAAGGAGCTCTTGTGTCATGTAGTAAATGCCCTCGGAAATGCCACTGATGGAAAGGGTCCAGTTGGTTCCAAGACACACAGACGAGTCTGCCTGAAAGCCCCTGGTATCATTCCTCGAATCTCTGTGCGGGAACCAATGCAGACTGGCATTAAGGCTGTGGATAGCTTGGTGCCTATTGGTCATGGTCAGCGTGAGCTGATCATTGGTAACCGGCAGACTGGCAAAACATCAATTGCTATCGACACAATCATTAACCAGAAACGTTTCAATGATGGCACTGATGAAAAGAAGAAGCTGTACTGTATCTATGTTGCTATTGGCCAGAAGAGATCCACTGTGGCCCAGCTGGTGAAGAGACTGACTGATGCAGATGCCATGAAGTACACCATTGTGGTTTCAGCCACTGCTTCTGATGCTGCCCCGCTTCAGTATCTGGCTCCTTATTCAGGCTGCTCGATGGGAGAATACTTGAGGGACAATGGCAAACATGCTTTGATCATCTATGATGACTTATCCAAACAGGCCGTGGCCTACCGTCAGATGTCCCTGCTGCTtcgctgaccc cccccccgccccggtcgTGAGGCCTATCCCGGTGATGTGTTCTACCTGCACTCCCGTCTGCTGGAGAGAGCAGCCAAGATGAATGACTCCTTTGGTGGTGGCTCCTTGACTGATCTGCCCATCATCGAAACACAAGCTGGTGATGTGTCTGCTTACATTCCAACAAACGACATTTCCATCACTGATGGACAGATCTTGGGAACAGAATTGTTCTACAAAGGTATTCGCCCTGCCATTAATGTCAGTCTGTCTGTGTCCCGTGTAGGATCGGCTGCCCAAACCAGGGCCATGAAGCAGGTGGCAGGTACCATGAAGTTGGAGTTGGCTCAGTATTGTGAGGTTGCTGCTTTTGCCCAGTTCAGCTCTGACCTTGATGCCACCACTCAGCAGCACTTAAGTCATGGTATGCGTCTGACTGAGTTGCATAAGCAAAGACAGTACTCGCCCATGGCTATTGAAGAACAAGTGGCAGTTACCTATGCTGGTGTGAGGGGATATCTTGACAAAGTAGAACCCAGCAAGATCACAAAGTTTGAGAATGCTTTCTTGTCTCATGTCATCAGCCAACACCAGTCCCTCTTGGGTAATATCAGGGCTGATGGAAAGATCTCAGAGCAGTCAGATGCTAAGCTGAAAGAGATTGTAACAAACTTCTTGGCTGGATTCAAAGCTTAA